The following is a genomic window from Ethanoligenens harbinense YUAN-3.
ACCAACCATAATCCTGCCTGCAATCCACCACATAATCAATGTAAACGGAATCCGACCGGACTTGATAAAGCATCAGCAGCCATTTTCCCAATGGGAGCTTCCGATATTTCCTTTCCGGCAGATTCGGATCATCTGCCCAGGGATTACGTCCGGGAAAAGATTCGAGGGATGTTGCTTTTTCAGTAAATTCGGCAATCAGGTCGTTAGCTGCTTTTTCGCTGACTTTTGCCAAAAAACGCGCATGCGTGACGAGCATCTGTGTCGCGCCGTCTGATACGATCACCTTGTATTTTTTATTGTCGGCTTCCATGCAATGTCTCCTGAACGGCTTTTTGCATCAAAGCGGCAACATCCTTGATAGAATGGCCCGCATTGCCATTCAGTCGGCTTTCTTCGGCTTCCACAAGGCGCTCCCGTAGGCGGAGCATGCTTTCCCGTCTGGCAAACGTCTCAATGTCCATCACGACGAGATCGCCTTCCCCGTTTCGGGTCAGGTAGATCGGTTCGCCGGAAGTTTTGCAGAGTTCCGCAATTTCATTGTAATTTTTACGAATTGCCGCCGATGGCTTGATCGTCATAGCTGCACCTCCACTTGTATCATCATTGTATGCTTATAATACCCTTATTATACTATGCGCGGCATTCGGTGTAAAGCAGTTTGAATGTCAAAAGGAGGGCCAATTGCCCGGCGTTAACAAGGAACAGATTGCCCGCGCCAAAGAATGGGACTTGCTTTCCTATATGCAGCGATACGAGCCGGACGAGCTGGTACGCACCGGCCCCCATGAATACAGCACGACCACGCACGGCAGTCTCAAAATCAGCAACGGTTTCTGGCATTGGTTCAAGGGAAATATGGGCGGAAAGGATGCACTTTCGTACTGTCAGCGCCAGTGATAAAATGAAGAAAAACGCCGGTCAAAAAATGTAGGTTTGCAGCGGAAAGGGATGCAATATGGTACACTCAAATCTGTCTGTTAAGCAGCAGGCGGAAAGGGTGTCAAAATGGAAGGAGCAAACCGGATGGATATCCGAAGCGACCGGCAAAAAGGACTGAGCTACACAGAGATAGCGCGCAAGTACAACATTGACCCGAGGACGGCGAAGAAATACGCCGAGAGCGAGGCGCGACCGGTATACAGCCTGAGCGCAACGAAGCCGTCGAAGCTGGACCCCTACAAGGAGCAGATAACGGTATGGCTGGAGGAAGCGCCGTACTCAGCGGAGCGGATACTGG
Proteins encoded in this region:
- a CDS encoding type II toxin-antitoxin system Phd/YefM family antitoxin, yielding MTIKPSAAIRKNYNEIAELCKTSGEPIYLTRNGEGDLVVMDIETFARRESMLRLRERLVEAEESRLNGNAGHSIKDVAALMQKAVQETLHGSRQ
- a CDS encoding type II toxin-antitoxin system RelE/ParE family toxin yields the protein MEADNKKYKVIVSDGATQMLVTHARFLAKVSEKAANDLIAEFTEKATSLESFPGRNPWADDPNLPERKYRKLPLGKWLLMLYQVRSDSVYIDYVVDCRQDYGWLK